Proteins from a single region of Oncorhynchus keta strain PuntledgeMale-10-30-2019 chromosome 20, Oket_V2, whole genome shotgun sequence:
- the rbm24a gene encoding RNA-binding protein 24, giving the protein MHTTQKDTTYTKIFVGGLPYHTTDSSLRKYFEVFGEIEEAVVITDRQTGKSRGYGFVTMADRSAADRACKDPNPIIDGRKANVNLAYLGAKPRVMQPGFTFGVPQIHPAFIQRPYGIPAHYVYPQAFMQPSTMVIPHGMQPSAASASTASSPYIDYTGAAYAQYSAAAASAAAAAAYEQYPYAASPAAAGYLTAAGYGYVQQPLATAAPGSAVAAAAAFGQYQPQQLQADRMQ; this is encoded by the exons ATGCACACCACGCAGAAGGACACGACCTACACGAAGATTTTTGTCGGGGGTCTTCCGTATCACACCACGGATTCCAGTCTCAGGAAATATTTTGAAGTGTTCGGAGAAATTGAAGAAGCTGTCGTGATTACCGATCGACAGACCGGCAAATCCAGGGGGTATGGATTT GTGACGATGGCTGACCGCTCGGCTGCAGACAGGGCCTGTAAAGATCCGAACCCCATCATCGATGGTAGGAAAGCCAATGTCAACCTGGCGTACCTGGGGGCCAAGCCACGGGTGATGCAGCCAG GTTTCACCTTTGGTGTTCCACAAATTCATCCTGCCTTTATCCAAAGGCCTTATGG gATCCCTGCTCACTATGTGTACCCTCAGGCCTTCATGCAGCCAAGCACCATGGTCATCCCTCACGGCATGCAGCCCAGTGCTGCCTCTGCCTCCACTGCCTCCTCCCCGTACATCGACTACACCGGAGCAGCCTACGCACAGTACTCCGCCGCCGCAGCTAGCGCTGCTGCCGCCGCAGCCTACGAGCAGTATCCCTACGCCGCCTCCCCTGCGGCAGCCGGGTACCTAACCGCAGCCGGTTATGGCTATGTTCAGCAGCCCCTGGCTACGGCCGCACCGGGTTCAGCCGTCGCTGCAGCCGCAGCCTTCGGTCAGTACCAGCCTCAGCAGCTGCAAGCAGACCGCATGCAATAG